The sequence GGTCCAGCTCCCCCTCAACGGGACGGCGGCCTTCGAGCCCACCGGGAACACGCCCCTCGCAGGGGGGATCCTCGCTGCGGCCCTCGGGCTCGACGGCTCGTCGGTGCTCGGGCGTGACGAGGTCGACTTGCTCGGCGACAGGGCCCTGGCGGACGTCATCGCCGCAAGGGGGCCGGACACCGTCGGTTTCACGCTCTACTCCTGGAACGCCGAGCGGTCTGCATATCTGGCCTCCCTCCTGAGGAAGGCCCTCCCTTCGGCGAGGCTGATCGCAGGAGGGCCCGAGGTGCACCCCGACAACGAATGGCTGGTTTCTTCCGGAGCATTCGACGTCCTCGTGTCGGGCGAGGGCGAGCCCGCGGCCCGGATCCTGGTCGGGGATGCCGGCATACCGCAGGGCACGCTGATCTCGACGGGATTCCAGGACTTCGCGCCGGGAACCTGGCCCGACCCCTGGCTCTCGGGCGTGATCGCGCCCGGAGATGACGGCTCGGTGATGGTCGAGACGGTCAGGGGATGCCCGTCGGGCTGCGTCTACTGCAGCTACAGGAGGAGGCACCCCGTACCACGGGTCATGCCCGCCCCGGAGGCGTCGGCGCTCGTCAGGAAGCTGTCCGCGCTGGGGGGGCGGGAGCTCGTCTTCATCGACCCCACGTTCAACGCGAGGCCGGGCTTCGACGAACTCCTCGCCGGGCTCGCGGGTCTCGGGCAGAGGTGCTTCGCCGAGCTCAGGGGCGAGGGGCTCGATGACACGGCGGCGGAGGCTCTCCGTGCCGCGGGGTTCGAGACCGTCGAACTGGGGCTCCAGACATCGGACAGGCGCGCGCTGGAGATCTGCGGCAGGCCCTCCGATCCCCCGAGGGTGGTCGCCGCCGCCGCGATGCTGGGCGGGCACGGGATCTCACCCGTCGTTGACATCATCCTGGGGCTCCCGGGTGACACGAGGAACGGCCCGGTCGAGGCTGCGCGCATGCTGGCGGACGCCGGGGCCGGATCGAGGGTCCAGGCCTTCTACCTGTCGGCGCTGCCGGGGACCGGGATAAGGAGTTTCGCCGCGGGATACGGGGTCTCCTTCATGGACAGACCGCCCTACTACGTGGTCGAGACCCCCTGGGGTGGCGTCGGCGAGCTGCATGCCGCGCGCGAGGAGATATCGGACATCCTGGGCTACGACGCCGATCTCGTACCCAGACCGCTCCTGATCGAGGGCTGGCCCGGGACCGAGACGGTCGACCTGGACACCGGCCGCGGCCCCGGGGGCGATCCGCCTTCGTTCCGGCACGGGAGCCTGAGGCTTTCGTCGTGCGACCTCTGGAGTCACAGGGAGAGGATCGCGGCCCTGGTGCGGAGGAGGATCGAGGCCGATCCCTTCTGCGTCCTGGACGTGGTGCTCGAGCCCCGGGGGCCGTTCCCCTCCGATCTCCCGGACTGGATCAGATGCCTGGCCCCCGTGAACGACTACTCCTCACGCATGGCCGCGAGGCACGGCCTCGACGGGAACCTCAGGGTTTCCACCCTCCTGCGCGATCCGGGCGCGTTCGACAGGGCCTGGCTCGACGGGCTGGCGTGCGAGTGCACGGTGGTCGCCGACGCTGATTCTCCCGGCGCTCTCCCCCACGAGCTCGACGGGCTGGGCATCGGCACGAGGCTGCGCGGCGGGGGCTGGGATCTCGCGGAGCTGTCGGGCTCAATCGACGATCCGCTCTCCGTCTTCTTCGAGTCCGAGCTTCTCGAGAAACTCTGGTGCACGATCCACCTGGGGTCCGAATAGGGGCTCCGCTCCGTTTCAGCTAGAGAAAGTTAAAGGAGTTAAAAGCGTTCTGGAGGAGTTGACCTATTATTAGGCAAGCCTAATATTGGGGCATGGACATGACCCGGAGCATGGAGGACTACCTGAGGGTGGTCCACGATCTCTCGCGCGACACCGGCCGCGTGCGCGTCGCCGACATAGCCAGGGCGAGGGGCGTGAGCATGGCGAGCGTCTGCGAGGCGCTGGCGAAGCTCGACAGGGAGGGCCTGCTCGAATACCAGAAGGGCGCCTCCGGCACCATCTCGCTCACCGGGGAGGGGGCCAGGGCGGCCGGCAGGCTTTCGTCCACGCACGACTTCCTCGTCTCCTTCCTGAGGGATCTCCTCGGTGTGAATCCTTCCGACGCGGAGAGGGACGCCTGCTCGATGGAGCACGTCCTGAGCCGCGACACCCTGTCCCACCTGGTGGCCTTCCAGCAGTTCGCGGATTCCAGATCCTGCGGCGGGGAGAGGCTCAGGGACGCATACCTCAGGTCCGAGCCCAGGGGGGGCGAGGAGGACGGTCCCCCGGGGCACGGCCGCCGCGGCCACGGGACGGGGGGCGGAGCCGTTCATGCCGGAACCGGCCTTTCCGACATCCCAAAGGGATCCAGGGCCAGGATAGTCCATCTCCACGCCGCCTGCCGGATCAGGCAGAGGCTCGCCGACATGGGCATCCTTCCAGGAGTCGAAGTCGAGGTCCTCCGCAGGGCGCCCCTGGGAGGCCCCGTCGAGATAGCCCTCGACGGATTCGCGCTCTCCCTCAGGCGCGCGGAGGCGAGGTCCGTCGAGGTGGAGCCGCTGGCATGAACGAGATCAGGGTACTGCTGGCCGGAAACCCCAATACCGGCAAGTCCACGATCTTCAACCGCCTGACCGGTGCATCGGCCCACGAGGGCAACTACCCCGGCGTCACCGTCGAGCTCGCATGCGGCTCCCGCGCCTGCGGCGAATCGCTTTTCCGCTTCGTCGACCTGCCGGGGCAGTACAGCCTCGCCCCCGCCTCGGAGGACGAGGCCGTCGCCGTCAGGTACATCCTGGACAATCCCGGCGACATCATCCTCGACGTCCTCGACGCCAGGAACCTCGAGCGGAACCTGCTCCTGACGATCCAGCTCGCCCGCCTCGGGACGAGGCTCGTCGTCGCGCTCAACATGTGCGACGAGGCTTCGGCGGAAGGCAGGATGCCCGATATGGGGATTCTCTCCGACAGGCTCGGAGTGCCGGTCGTGGCGACGGTCGGCAGGACGGGCGAGGGCATCGACGCCCTCCTGGAGGCGATAGCCGGCGCGGCCGCCGGGACCGTTCACGCCAGGCCCCTGCGCCTCGGAGGAGACGCTGAGGAGCAGATAGCCGAAGTGGCCTCCCTGCTGCCGGATGGTCGGCTCTCGCCATCCGGGCTGGCATCGATGCTCGTCGAGGGCAACCCCGAAGCCGTCGCCATGATCAGGAGAACGATGCCCGGGGCGGCCGGGGCGGTCATAGACAGGTCGACCCGGGCGGCCGCGAGGCTGGAGGCTCTGTACGGCGATCCGGCCCCGCTGGTGCTGGCGGCTCTCAGGAGGGGCCTGGCGGCGGGTCTGGTGAGGGAGGCGGTGGGAGTCCCGGGGCGGAGGTTCACGGAGCCGGCCGCCACAAGGCGTATCGATTCGATCGTGCTGAACCGCTATCTCGGCTTCCCCGTACTGGCGCTCCTGATGTTCCTCACGTTCTGGCTGACCTTC comes from Candidatus Fermentibacter sp. and encodes:
- a CDS encoding radical SAM protein, producing the protein MSGILLVQLPLNGTAAFEPTGNTPLAGGILAAALGLDGSSVLGRDEVDLLGDRALADVIAARGPDTVGFTLYSWNAERSAYLASLLRKALPSARLIAGGPEVHPDNEWLVSSGAFDVLVSGEGEPAARILVGDAGIPQGTLISTGFQDFAPGTWPDPWLSGVIAPGDDGSVMVETVRGCPSGCVYCSYRRRHPVPRVMPAPEASALVRKLSALGGRELVFIDPTFNARPGFDELLAGLAGLGQRCFAELRGEGLDDTAAEALRAAGFETVELGLQTSDRRALEICGRPSDPPRVVAAAAMLGGHGISPVVDIILGLPGDTRNGPVEAARMLADAGAGSRVQAFYLSALPGTGIRSFAAGYGVSFMDRPPYYVVETPWGGVGELHAAREEISDILGYDADLVPRPLLIEGWPGTETVDLDTGRGPGGDPPSFRHGSLRLSSCDLWSHRERIAALVRRRIEADPFCVLDVVLEPRGPFPSDLPDWIRCLAPVNDYSSRMAARHGLDGNLRVSTLLRDPGAFDRAWLDGLACECTVVADADSPGALPHELDGLGIGTRLRGGGWDLAELSGSIDDPLSVFFESELLEKLWCTIHLGSE
- a CDS encoding metal-dependent transcriptional regulator, with the translated sequence MTRSMEDYLRVVHDLSRDTGRVRVADIARARGVSMASVCEALAKLDREGLLEYQKGASGTISLTGEGARAAGRLSSTHDFLVSFLRDLLGVNPSDAERDACSMEHVLSRDTLSHLVAFQQFADSRSCGGERLRDAYLRSEPRGGEEDGPPGHGRRGHGTGGGAVHAGTGLSDIPKGSRARIVHLHAACRIRQRLADMGILPGVEVEVLRRAPLGGPVEIALDGFALSLRRAEARSVEVEPLA